A genomic segment from Leopardus geoffroyi isolate Oge1 chromosome A2, O.geoffroyi_Oge1_pat1.0, whole genome shotgun sequence encodes:
- the LOC123607377 gene encoding olfactory receptor 7G2-like — protein MEPENQTGVTEFLLLGLSENPEWQPLLFGLFLTMYLTTVLGNLLVILTISSDSHLHTPMYFFLSHLAFTDICFSTTTIPKMLVNIQRQSKSISYTGCLTQVCFVLFFAGLENFLLAAMAYDRYVAICHPLRYTVIMKPHLCGLLILLSLSISIADALLHSLMVLRLSFCADLGIAHFFCELAQVIKLACSDTLINNILVYLVTSILGGIPFLGIIFSYTQIVSSILRMPSAGGKHKAFSTCGSHLSVVSLFYGTAFGVYISSAVTHSSKDTAVASVMYTVVPQMLNPFIYSLRNKDMKGALRKLI, from the coding sequence ATGGAACCAGAAAACCAAACAGGTGTAACAGAATTCCTCCTCCTGGGTCTCTCAGAAAATCCAGAATGGCAGCCTCTTCTCTTTGGGCTATTCCTGACCATGTATCTGACCACTGTGCTTGGGAACCTACTTGTCATCCTGACTATCAGCTCTGACTCCCATCTCCATacacccatgtacttcttcctctcccacctggcCTTCACTGACATCTGTTTCagcaccaccaccatccccaagATGCTTGTGAACATCCAAAGACAGAGCAAATCTATCAGTTACACAGGCTGCCTCACCCAGGTCTGCTTCGTCCTGTTTTTTGCAGGCTTGGAAAACTTTCTCCTTGCAGCAATGGCTTATGACCGGTATGTGGCCATCTGCCATCCACTGAGGTACACAGTCATTATGAAACCCCACCTCTGTGGCCTGCTGATTCTACTCTCCCTGAGCATCAGCATTGCAGACGCCCTACTCCACAGTCTGATGGTGCTGCGACTCTCCTTCTGCGCAGACCTGGGAATTGCTCATTTCTTCTGTGAACTTGCTCAGGTCATCAAGCTCGCCTGTTCTGATACCCTCATCAATAACATCCTGGTGTATTTAGTGACTAGCATTTTGGGTGGTATTCCTTTCCTTGGGATTATTTTCTCTTATACTCAAATTGTCTCTTCCATTCTGAGAATGCCATCAGCTGGGGGGAAACATAAAGCCTTTTCCACTTGTGGGTCTCATCTCTCCGTGGTTTCCTTGTTCTATGGGACAGCTTTTGGGGTGTACATTAGTTCCGCAGTTACTCATTCTTCCAAGGATACTGCAGTAGCCTCCGTGATGTATACCGTGGTCCCTCAAATGTTGAACCCTTTTATCTATAGCCTGAGGAACAAGGACATGAAGGGAGCCTTGAGGAAACTGATCTGA
- the LOC123607373 gene encoding olfactory receptor 7G2-like encodes MIPRNKTGVSEFLLLGLTEDPELQPLVFSLFLSMYLVTILGNLLIILAVSLDSHLHTPMYFFLSNLSFTDICLSTATIPKMLVNIQAQNQSITYAGCLTQICFVLVFVGLENFLLAAMAYDRYVAICHPLRYTVIMNLRLCGLLMVLSLFISSANALLHSLMVLRFSFCKDLDIPQFFCELGQVVKLACSDTLINNILVYFMASLLGGVPFSGIIFSYTQIFSSVLRMPSAGRKYKAFSTCGSHLSVVFLFYGTSIGVYINSAVTDSSRETNMASVMYIVIPQMMNPFIYSLRNSDLQGVLKKLVSRIPSLL; translated from the coding sequence ATGATACCCAGAAACAAAACAGGAGTTTCCGAATTCCTTCTCTTGGGATTGACAGAGGATCCAGAACTGCAGCCCCTAGTCTTTAGTCTGTTCCTGTCCATGTACCTAGTCACCATCCTGGGAAACCTGCTCATCATCCTGGCCGTCAGCTTGgactcccacctccacacccccatgtacttcttcctctccaacctGTCCTTTACTGACATCTGTTTAAGTACAGCCACGATCCCAAAGATGCTGGTGAACATCCAGGCACAGAATCAGAGCATCACTTATGCAGGCTGCCTCACACAGATCTGCTTTGTCTTGGTTTTTGTTGGTTTGGAAAATTTTCTTCTCGCAGcaatggcctatgaccgctatgtaGCCATCTGCCATCCCCTGAGGTACACCGTTATCATGAACCTCCGACTCTGTGGTCTGCTGATGGTGCTCTCACTGTTCATTAGTAGTGCCAATGCCCTGCTCCATAGTCTGATGGTGCTACGGTTTTCCTTCTGCAAGGACTTGGACATCCCACAATTCTTCTGTGAGCTTGGTCAGGTGGTCAAGCTTGCTTGTTCTGACACCCTCATCAATAATATCCTGGTATATTTTATGGCTAGCTTACTTGGGGGTGTTCCTTTCTCTGGAATCATTTTCTCTTATACTcaaattttctcctctgttttgaGAATGCCATCAGCGGGCAGGAAGTATAAAGCTTTTTCCACCTGTGGGTCTCACCTGTCAGTTGTGTTCTTGTTCTATGGGACAAGTATTGGAGTGTACATTAATTCTGCAGTTACTGACTCTTCCAGGGAGACTAACATGGCTTCAGTGATGTACATTGTCATTCCTCAAATGATGAACCCCTTTATCTACAGTCTGAGGAACAGTGACCTGCAGGGTGTCTTGAAGAAACTTGTCAGTAGGATACCTTCTCTTCTGTGA
- the LOC123607375 gene encoding olfactory receptor 7G1-like, giving the protein MGPSNKTAVSEFLLMQVTEDPELKPFLFILFLSIYLVTILGNLLIVLAVSSDSHLHTPMYFFLSNLSFTDICLSTTTIPKMLVNIQAESQSITYAGCLAQIYFVLAFGGLESFLLAAMAYDRYVAICHPLRYTVIMNSHFCGLLILVSLCISTVDALMHSLMVLQLTFCTDIEIPLFFCEVVQVIKLACSDTLVNNILIYFATSLFGGIPVCGIIFSYSQIVSSVLRMPSVGRKYKAFSTCGSHLSVVSLFYGTGLGVYISSAFTNSSRNTAVLSVMYTVVPQMMNPFIYSLRNRDMKGALRKLVSRTPPL; this is encoded by the coding sequence ATGGGACCCAGCAACAAAACAGCAGTTTCCGAATTCCTTCTTATGCAAGTGACAGAGGATCCAGAACTGAagccctttctctttattctgtttctgtCCATATACCTGGTCACCATCCTAGGAAACCTGCTCATCGTCCTGGCCGTCAGCTCAgactcccacctccacacccccatgtacttcttcctctccaacctGTCCTTTACTGACATTTGTTTAAGCACAACCACGATCCCAAAGATGCTGGTGAACATCCAGGCCGAGAGTCAGAGCATCACTTATGCAGGCTGCCTCGCCCAGATCTACTTTGTCCTGGCTTTTGGTGGTTTGGAAAGTTTCCTTCTTGCGGCAATGGCCTATGATCGCTATGTGGCCATTTGTCACCCACTGAGGTACACAGTCATCATGAACTCCCACTTCTGTGGCCTGCTGATTCTAGTCTCCTTGTGCATTAGCACTGTGGATGCCCTGATGCACAGTCTGATGGTGTTGCAGCTGACCTTCTGCACAGACATCGaaatccctctcttcttctgtgaaGTTGTTCAGGTCATCAAGCTCGCCTGTTCTGACACCCTCGTCAATAACATCCTGATATATTTTGCAACTAGCCTATTCGGTGGTATCCCTGTGTGTGGAATCATTTTCTCTTACAGTCAGATAGTGTCCTCTGTTTTGAGGATGCCATCCGTGGGCAGAAAGTATAAAGCGTTTTCTACATGTGGGTCTCACCTGTCAGTTGTGTCTTTGTTCTATGGGACAGGTTTGGGGGTGTACATTAGTTCTGCTTTTACTAACTCTTCCAGAAACACTGCAGTGCTTTCAGTGATGTATACTGTTGTCCCTCAAATGATGAACCCTTTCATCTACAGCCTGAGAAACAGGGACATGAAGGGAGCCTTGAGAAAACTTGTAAGTAGGACACCTCCTCTGTGA